The Miltoncostaea oceani genome includes a region encoding these proteins:
- a CDS encoding TolB family protein: MRRIVLAVAALVGAAATAGPAVAAFPGLNGVIAMDRDGQIVVKNPGDLGGGTPLAGGTTGTNSDPAWSADGLRLAFVSDRGGSPAIWTMNADGSGAAQFSVGAGDASEPAWSPDGTRIAYAVNNGTDEDVVVQPLSDGLRLTVAGGASDQDLPVFTPDGTRVVFNDDSVGGLSIVGATGAGRAPFLADAVQADFSPDGTRIIVSRTDIQRLQIVNADGTGGTSVLDGRPAARPVWSPDGTRILYSRFVSSGPPPNYDLFTVSAAGGGAETAEATAAGLDFSPDWRPIGPVPVIRGFPVPLVAGAPSATLTVDGTGFVPRSVVRWNGSNRPTSWVSPTRVTAALTAADVAAPGSVPVTVFTSPSGGGLSAPVNAVVPAPPPPPPRILIGTSRLSKLTWTRSRLRGTLRVTGTLERAGRVEVALLKGRKVAQRRVLNLPAGAFTRTVPLSRTLVPGSYTLRMIEAGAAPGGGAALVGTTRVVRIPAPPTGVVATSFVSAIQNGPPARTLRGKSRIFATFRFAALPKNGRRVTTRWFGPGGISTRADGKPRRRVVSSFVGLAGGLPAGTWRCELRAGGTIVAVASVRLR, encoded by the coding sequence GTGCGCAGGATCGTCCTGGCGGTGGCCGCCCTCGTCGGCGCCGCCGCGACCGCCGGCCCCGCCGTCGCCGCGTTCCCCGGGCTCAACGGCGTGATCGCCATGGACCGCGACGGCCAGATCGTCGTCAAGAACCCGGGCGACCTCGGGGGCGGGACACCGCTCGCCGGGGGCACCACGGGCACGAACTCCGATCCCGCGTGGTCCGCCGACGGCCTGCGCCTCGCGTTCGTCAGCGACCGCGGCGGCTCACCCGCGATCTGGACGATGAACGCCGACGGCTCCGGCGCCGCGCAGTTCTCCGTCGGCGCGGGCGACGCGTCGGAGCCCGCGTGGAGCCCCGACGGCACCCGCATCGCCTACGCCGTGAACAACGGCACCGACGAGGACGTGGTCGTGCAGCCGCTCTCCGACGGCCTGCGCCTGACCGTGGCCGGTGGCGCAAGCGACCAGGACCTCCCCGTCTTCACGCCCGACGGCACGCGCGTCGTCTTCAACGACGACAGCGTCGGCGGCCTCTCGATCGTCGGCGCGACCGGCGCCGGTCGCGCGCCGTTCCTCGCCGACGCGGTCCAGGCGGACTTCTCCCCGGACGGCACCCGCATCATCGTGTCCCGGACCGACATCCAGCGCCTGCAGATCGTGAACGCCGACGGCACCGGCGGGACGTCGGTGCTCGACGGCCGCCCGGCGGCCCGGCCCGTCTGGTCCCCCGACGGGACCCGCATCCTCTACAGCCGGTTCGTCTCGAGCGGACCACCCCCGAACTACGACCTCTTCACGGTGTCGGCGGCCGGAGGCGGGGCCGAGACGGCGGAGGCGACCGCCGCCGGACTCGACTTCTCGCCCGACTGGCGGCCGATCGGCCCCGTCCCCGTGATCCGCGGGTTCCCCGTCCCGCTCGTCGCGGGCGCGCCGAGCGCGACCCTCACGGTGGACGGTACGGGCTTCGTCCCGCGGTCGGTCGTCCGCTGGAACGGCTCCAACCGGCCGACGTCCTGGGTCAGCCCCACCCGCGTCACGGCGGCGTTGACGGCCGCCGACGTCGCGGCGCCCGGGTCCGTCCCGGTCACGGTGTTCACGTCGCCGAGCGGTGGCGGCCTCTCGGCGCCGGTGAACGCCGTGGTGCCGGCGCCCCCGCCGCCCCCGCCGCGCATCCTGATCGGCACGTCCCGACTGTCGAAGCTGACGTGGACCCGCAGCCGCCTGCGCGGGACCCTGCGCGTCACCGGCACGCTGGAGCGCGCCGGCCGGGTCGAGGTGGCGCTGCTGAAGGGGCGGAAGGTCGCCCAGCGGCGGGTGCTGAACCTGCCGGCGGGCGCGTTCACCCGCACGGTGCCCCTGTCCCGCACGCTCGTCCCCGGTTCCTACACGCTGCGGATGATCGAGGCCGGTGCCGCCCCCGGCGGCGGTGCGGCGCTCGTCGGGACCACACGCGTCGTGCGCATCCCCGCCCCGCCGACCGGCGTGGTGGCCACCAGCTTCGTCAGCGCCATCCAGAACGGCCCGCCCGCGCGGACGCTGCGGGGCAAGTCCCGCATCTTCGCCACGTTCCGGTTCGCCGCCCTCCCGAAGAACGGGCGGCGGGTCACGACCCGGTGGTTCGGGCCGGGCGGGATCTCGACGCGCGCCGACGGGAAGCCCCGGCGACGCGTCGTCAGCTCCTTCGTGGGCCTGGCCGGCGGCCTGCCGGCGGGCACGTGGCGGTGCGAGCTGCGCGCCGGCGGGACCATCGTCGCCGTCGCGTCGGTGCGCCTGCGCTAG
- a CDS encoding IPT/TIG domain-containing protein produces MRRAFLAAGALAAAGALAAPGLATTPGLDGLIAFTSARTTSGDIYTMPPGGDPETQRTSTVEADDDAAWSPDGTRFAFTRNDNGEEDVFIAAADGTNVVPFTTTPGADIDPAWSPDGTRIAWASLRDGSDLEIFSARLDGTGLIQHTNNGAFFDDEPAWSPDGTAIAFRSGRSMGNIHRVAASGTEVDARQVTTTPGNSPSWSPDGSRIAFDSVRPGSQSNIFSLPAAGTPVGTPPVETDLRQHTNDPNGAVTPSWSPDGARIAFASFRTSNWDIWTTGYPGTENAPVQLTTSPSADTNPSWQTVAALPFLSAISPSTAPAGSAALTLTVDGAGFTLRSRVRWQGQDRATTFVSSTRLTAAIPASDLAGAGTAQVTVVTGPTGGGTSGALPFTVQPPPPAPGLTIAGAAVQNRWTASRLRGRLVLTGAVTRPAVLRMRVLRANGKGRALVTRTFRATAAGPFTRRLTLPPTLLPGRYLVRVAEVGTGPGLLPVAERRAVVPAPREGVAARAYFSTKINGRPLARITGRSIIFAHFRMAARPKPGKRLTVSWYAPGTRRPAAVDRKPPSALVIAFIKGSGPLPRGAWRAVLRYGTTTVATARVVVR; encoded by the coding sequence GTGAGGCGGGCGTTCCTCGCGGCCGGCGCGCTCGCCGCCGCCGGGGCGCTCGCCGCGCCCGGCCTCGCGACGACGCCCGGCCTCGACGGCCTGATCGCCTTCACCAGCGCCCGCACCACCAGCGGCGACATCTACACCATGCCGCCGGGCGGCGACCCGGAGACGCAGCGCACCTCCACCGTCGAGGCCGACGACGACGCCGCATGGTCGCCGGACGGCACCCGGTTCGCGTTCACGCGCAACGACAACGGCGAGGAGGACGTCTTCATCGCCGCCGCCGACGGCACCAACGTCGTGCCGTTCACGACGACGCCGGGGGCCGACATCGACCCCGCCTGGTCGCCCGACGGCACCCGCATCGCCTGGGCGTCCCTCCGCGACGGCAGCGACCTCGAGATCTTCTCGGCGCGCCTCGACGGCACCGGTTTGATCCAGCACACCAACAACGGCGCCTTCTTCGACGACGAGCCGGCGTGGTCGCCGGACGGGACCGCCATCGCCTTCCGCAGCGGCCGCAGCATGGGGAACATCCACCGGGTCGCGGCGAGCGGCACCGAGGTGGACGCCCGCCAGGTGACGACGACGCCGGGCAACTCCCCGAGCTGGTCGCCCGACGGCTCACGGATCGCGTTCGACAGCGTCCGCCCGGGGTCCCAGTCGAACATCTTCTCGCTGCCGGCCGCGGGAACGCCCGTCGGCACCCCGCCCGTCGAGACGGACCTGCGCCAGCACACCAACGACCCGAACGGGGCGGTGACGCCCTCGTGGTCGCCCGACGGCGCCCGGATCGCGTTCGCCAGCTTCCGCACCTCCAACTGGGACATCTGGACGACGGGGTACCCCGGCACCGAGAACGCCCCGGTGCAGCTCACCACGAGCCCCAGCGCCGACACGAACCCCTCCTGGCAGACCGTCGCGGCGCTCCCGTTCCTCTCGGCGATCAGCCCGTCGACGGCGCCCGCCGGCTCGGCCGCGCTGACGCTGACGGTGGACGGCGCCGGCTTCACCCTCCGCTCGCGCGTCCGCTGGCAGGGTCAGGACCGCGCGACGACCTTCGTCAGCTCCACCCGCCTCACGGCCGCCATCCCGGCGAGCGACCTCGCCGGCGCCGGCACGGCGCAGGTCACGGTCGTCACCGGCCCGACGGGGGGCGGCACCTCCGGTGCGCTGCCGTTCACGGTCCAGCCGCCGCCGCCCGCCCCCGGCCTGACGATCGCGGGCGCCGCCGTGCAGAACCGCTGGACCGCGAGCCGCCTGCGCGGGCGCCTCGTCCTCACCGGCGCCGTCACCCGCCCCGCCGTGCTGCGGATGCGCGTGCTGCGGGCGAACGGGAAGGGCAGGGCGCTGGTGACGCGGACGTTCCGGGCGACCGCCGCCGGCCCGTTCACCCGCCGGCTGACCCTCCCGCCGACCCTGCTGCCCGGCCGCTACCTGGTGCGCGTCGCCGAGGTCGGCACCGGCCCTGGGCTGCTGCCCGTCGCCGAGCGCCGCGCGGTCGTGCCGGCGCCCCGCGAGGGCGTCGCCGCGCGCGCCTACTTCAGCACCAAGATCAACGGGCGGCCGCTCGCCCGCATCACGGGCCGGTCGATCATCTTCGCCCACTTCCGGATGGCGGCCCGCCCGAAGCCCGGCAAGCGCCTGACGGTGAGCTGGTACGCCCCCGGCACGCGCCGGCCCGCGGCGGTCGACCGCAAACCGCCGTCGGCGCTCGTGATCGCGTTCATCAAGGGGTCCGGTCCGCTGCCGCGGGGCGCGTGGCGCGCGGTGCTGCGCTACGGCACCACCACGGTGGCGACGGCCCGCGTCGTCGTGAGATGA